The Dysidea avara chromosome 13, odDysAvar1.4, whole genome shotgun sequence genome includes a region encoding these proteins:
- the LOC136242125 gene encoding phosphorylase b kinase gamma catalytic chain, liver/testis isoform-like: MDVAMDNEELQQEEFYAKYEPLELLGKGLSSTVRKCVSRETGKEYAVKIIDRSIDNAISESIKAEVEMLRYLPPHPHIILLQDIFQSQAFVFLVFELANCELFDYLTQYVKLSEKRTRVLMRQLFSAVEHLHNHNVVHRDLKPENILLDNDLVLKVSDFGFATIVKEGELLNELLGTPGYLAPEMLQVSVGNPEVEGYGKEIDMWACGVIMYTLLAGFPPFWHRKRMVMLRSIMECQYEFVSPEWDDISEGPKELIRQLLVLDPSERLTATEALQHPWLQIRPIQELPFDPRRKFRAMVHCIYICLFLQTLKKPVVILNMAMLSNNPYEFKYVRRSLDTCAFGMYGHWVKRGEQQNRAALFETVPKCRVANARFIIHEKSNPQIQKTRVHKALQRMPTMVD, translated from the exons ATGGACGTGGCCATGGATAACGAAGAACTGCAACAAGAGGAGTTTTATGCCAAGTACGAACCACTGGAATTGCTAGGAAA AGGCTTGTCCAGTACAGTAAGAAAGTGTGTATCCAGAGAAACAGGGAAGGAGTATGCTGTGAAGATTATAGATCGATCAATTGATAATGCCATCTCAGAGTCGATCAAGGCTGAAGTGGAAATGTTACGATACCTACCACCACACCCCCACATCA TTTTGCTGCAAGACATCTTCCAGTCACAAGCCTTTGTGTTCTTAGTCTTTGAACT GGCTAATTGCGAACTGTTTGACTATCTAACCCAATATGTGAAGTTATCTGAGAAAAGAACAAG GGTACTGATGAGACAATTGTTCTCAGCTGTGGAACACCTACACAATCACAACGTGGTCCATCGTGACTTGAAACCAGAAAACATCCTGTTGGATAATGACTTGGTGTTGAAGGTATCTGATTTTGGGTTTGCTACTATTGTGAAAGAGGGCGAACTACTAAATG AATTACTTGGTACACCTGGCTACTTGGCACCTGAGATGCTACAGGTTTCCGTTGGCAACCCAGAAGTTGAGGGTTATGGCAAAGAGATAGACAT GTGGGCGTGCGGGGTTATCATGTATACCCT ATTGGCTGGTTTCCCACCTTTTTGGCACCGCAAGAGAATGGTGATGTTACGGAGCATCATGGAGTGTCAGTATGAGTTTGTCAGTCCAGAGTGGGATGACATCTCTGAGGGACCAAAAGAGTTG ATACGTCAGCTGCTTGTGTTGGATCCATCAGAACGACTGACAGCCACTGAAGCTCTACAACACCCATGGCTACAAATCCGACCAATTCAG GAACTTCCATTTGACCCAAGAAGAAAGTTTAGG GCTATGGTACATTGCATTTACATCTGCTTATTTCTACAAACTCTCAAGAAGCCAGTTGTCATCCTAAACATGGCAATGCTGTCTAACAACCCATATGAGTTTAAGTATGTCAGACGGTCGTTGGATACATGTGCATTTGGCATGTATGGACACTGGGTGAAACGTGGTGAGCAGCAGAACAGAGCAGCACTGTTTGAGACCGTCCCAAAGTGTCGGGTAGCCAATGCACGATTTATCATACACGAAAAGAGTAATCCACAAATACAGAAGACTAGAGTACACAAAGCTCTACAACGAATGCCAACAATGGTGGATTAG